A window of Gavia stellata isolate bGavSte3 chromosome 21, bGavSte3.hap2, whole genome shotgun sequence contains these coding sequences:
- the PUS1 gene encoding pseudouridylate synthase 1 homolog, giving the protein MAEGLRAAVASQTKRLNSSSEVVERLEENGHQNKKLKRDADEEDAEDQNKKSPKRKIVLLMAYSGKGYHGMQRNVGSSQFKTIEDDLVSALVQSGCIPENHGEDMKKMSFQRCARTDKGVSAAGQIVSLKVRLIDDILEKINNHLPSHIRILGLKRVTGGFNAKNKCDARTYSYMLPTFAFAHKDHDLQEEVYRLDKETLEKVNKLLACYKGTHNFHNFTSQKGPRDPSAKRYIMEMYCGEPFVRENIEFAVIKVKGQSFMMHQIRKMIGLVIAIVKGYAAESIIERSWGEEKVDVPKAPGLGLVLERVHFEKYNRRFGNDGLHEPLEWTEEEEKIAVFKEQYIYPTIINTEREEKSMVNWLNTLSIHDFNSSAVGMQANNKNSKNSSDLEGSDGCDDDSD; this is encoded by the exons ATGGCTGAGGGTTTGAGAGCAGCGGTTGCCAGCCAGACGAAGAGACTGAACAGCAGCAGTGAGGTGGTTGAAAGGCTAGAAGAAAATGgacatcaaaataaaaaattgaagaGAGATGCAGATGAGGAAGATGCGGAGGATCAGAATAAAAAGTCACCCAAAAGGAAGATTGTGTTGTTGATGGCATATTCAGGGAAAGGCTACCATGGGATGCAA AGAAACGTGGGATCTTCACAGTTCAAGACAATTGAAGATGACTTGGTATCTGCCCTTGTTCAGTCAGGCTGCATCCCAGAAAACCATGGGGAAGAtatgaagaaaatgtcttttcagcGGTGTGCTCGAACAGATAAG GGTGTGTCTGCAGCTGGACAGATTGTGTCGCTAAAGGTCAGGCTAATAGATGACATCTTAGAAAAGATCAATAACCATCTTCCTTCTCACATCAGAATTCTGG gtcTGAAGAGAGTCACTGGGGGATTCAACGCCAAGAACAAATGTGATGCCAGAACCTACTCTTACATGCTGCCAACATTTGCCTTTGCCCATAAAGACCATGATCTGCAAGAAGAGGTTTATCGACTGGACAAAGAGACCCTTGAAAAAGTCAATAAACTGCTTGCATGCTATAAAGGAACACACAACTTCCACAACTTCACGTCTCAGAAAGGACCCAGGGACCCCAGTGCCAAGCGGTACATCATGGAGATGTACTGTGGAGAGCCATTCGTGAGGGAAAACATAGAATTTGCAGTGATCAAAGTGAAAGGTCAGAGTTTCATGATGCACCAAATAAGGAAGATGATTGGGCTGGTGATAGCTATTGTGAAAGGTTATGCTGCCGAGTCTATCATAGAgcgcagctggggagaggagaaagtaGATGTCCCCAAAGCCCCAGGACTTGGGCTGGTCTTGGAAAGAGTacactttgaaaaatacaaCAGACGTTTTGGAAATGATGGGCTGCATGAGCCACTGGAGtggacagaggaggaggagaagattGCTGTTTTCAAAGAGCAGTATATCTATCCTACCATTATCAACacagaaagggaggagaaatccaTGGTGAACTGGCTAAACACCCTCTCCATTCATGACTTCAACTCCTCTGCTGTTGGGATGCAAgccaacaacaaaaattcaAAG AACAGCAGTGATCTTGAAGGCAGTGATGGTTGTGATGATGATTCTGACTGA